A region from the Nematostella vectensis chromosome 13, jaNemVect1.1, whole genome shotgun sequence genome encodes:
- the LOC125559078 gene encoding 52 kDa repressor of the inhibitor of the protein kinase-like isoform X2, which translates to MNRHKHENTNWNPTSRQDAQSLLNAINFSFIVAIVIVRHILALTKPLTVKLQSKAMDILKAKEELALLISVLTEMSNDIDATHHELYQDAVTIARQVDVQPDKPRVAQRQTHRPNAPASNPEDYYKINLTRVFLDHVLEQLDSRFKDDVFICYKELQWLQFPRMKKGSFFQIIFFL; encoded by the exons ATGAACAGACACAAGCATGAAAATACCAACTGGAATCCTACCAGCAGACAAGATGCCCAATCATTACTTAATGCTATCAACTTTTCCTTTAttgttgctattgttattgtcagACATATTTTGGCACTAACTAAACCACTTACAGTGAAGCTGCAAAGTAAAGCTATGGATATCCTGAAAGCTAAAGAAGAACTTGCTCTTCTGATATCAGTTCTCACAGAAATGAGCAATGACATTGATGCCACACACCATGAACTGTACCAGGATGCAGTGACTATCGCAAGACAAGTAGATGTACAACCAGATAAGCCAAGGGTAGCTCAGAGACAGACACATAGACCCAATGCTCCTGCTTCAAATCCtgaagactattacaagatAAATCTGACCAGAGTTTTCCTAGACCATGTACTCGAGCAGCTCGATTCTAGATTCAAGGATGATGTATTTATCTGCTACAAAG AGCTCCAGTGGCTGCAGTTCCCAAGGATGAAAAAGGGgagtttttttcaaattatattctttttataa
- the LOC125559078 gene encoding 52 kDa repressor of the inhibitor of the protein kinase-like isoform X3 has translation MNRHKHENTNWNPTSRQDAQSLLNAINFSFIVAIVIVRHILALTKPLTVKLQSKAMDILKAKEELALLISVLTEMSNDIDATHHELYQDAVTIARQVDVQPDKPRVAQRQTHRPNAPASNPEDYYKINLTRVFLDHVLEQLDSRFKDDVFICYKEGL, from the exons ATGAACAGACACAAGCATGAAAATACCAACTGGAATCCTACCAGCAGACAAGATGCCCAATCATTACTTAATGCTATCAACTTTTCCTTTAttgttgctattgttattgtcagACATATTTTGGCACTAACTAAACCACTTACAGTGAAGCTGCAAAGTAAAGCTATGGATATCCTGAAAGCTAAAGAAGAACTTGCTCTTCTGATATCAGTTCTCACAGAAATGAGCAATGACATTGATGCCACACACCATGAACTGTACCAGGATGCAGTGACTATCGCAAGACAAGTAGATGTACAACCAGATAAGCCAAGGGTAGCTCAGAGACAGACACATAGACCCAATGCTCCTGCTTCAAATCCtgaagactattacaagatAAATCTGACCAGAGTTTTCCTAGACCATGTACTCGAGCAGCTCGATTCTAGATTCAAGGATGATGTATTTATCTGCTACAAAG AGGGCTTGTGA